The sequence TAGCAGTCACAATAATTTATAGTGCAACAAACAACTCCAGTGATATGTTTGTCCCATACCATAGGAACTGGATTCCCCTCAAATTTCTTGTAGAAAATAGGCCTTTCCTCAAAAAGGGTGTTTCCCTGTTTGACTCTCCAAATAGCAGGGCAAGTTGTAGTATTTGACTGACAGGCTGCTTCTTGCCACTACACATTGCTCATTCCCCTCATCATACTTCTTGAGTCTCATTCTCATCCCTGCTCAAACAAGCTACACAGCCTGTCATTTGGTACTGATTCAGTCTGAGCCTGCCCTGCTGCTCAGTCTGGTGGTTGCTGTTTAGTCAGAAACAATTGCAGTTGGAAGTTGAAACAAGACTCAGCAGTATGTTGTAGCAGGTTTATAACTGAAACATGAATAATATAATGCCCTTTGAGTTGTGGCAAATGCTTAGGGTTGGTGGGATTGACAAACTAAGATGCAGTTTTGATTATGCAAGGTGGTCTGGTAGTATTTACATGGACCTATGGATTCTGCTTTGTCTTGCCAGTTTTGTTCATATCTCGCAGTAGCTGTGTCAAATTAGCCTTAGTAAAgtcttttttccctcctccatcCAGAGTTCAAGGAGGCATTTTCACTCTTTGACAAAGATGGTGATGGTACAATTACCACCAAAGAGTTGGGCACAGTCATGCGTTCTCTGGGACAGAATCCCACAGAGGCAGAGCTACAGGACATGATCAATGAAGTGGATGCAGATGGTAAGAACTCACTTTGGCTTTGATGCCTGCTAACACACGCATAATGTAAGTTTGTTGGATAAGCCCTCATCAATGGCTGTTTTCTTCAGGAAATGGTACGATAGACTTCCCAGAGTTTCTGACCATGATGGCCAGGAAGATGAAGGATACAGATAGCGAGGAGGAGATCAGAGAAGCGTTCCGTGTCTTTGACAAGGTAAGTGCTAATatgcacattcacattcacatgcaaGTGCATACATGTGTACATTTTAGAGCTGACTGAATGACCTAATTTTTAGGATGGCAATGGGTACATCAGTGCTGCTGAGCTTCGCCATGTGATGACAAATCTTGGAGAGAAGCTGACTGATGAAGAAGTGGATGAGATGATCAGAGAAGCAGACATTGATGGAGATGGACAGGTCAACTATGAAGGTTAGTAAATGTCATGTATTTTTATCAATTTGGATCACTTGTGACATAATctcaacttttttcttttctcatctttccTGCAGAATTCGTACAAATGATGACGGCGAAGTGAAGGCCTTGTACAGATTTCGTATataaatttgcctttttttcttcGTGTAATTTCTGTAAAATCTTAATAGCCCCCCTCCTCCCTGCCCCTTCTGCTGTCCAAAGGAACTGCATGTAAACAGCATAGGCTATTGTCCCCATGTCCCTTTCTTTTGCTGTCATGGTGTTTTGGAGTGACAGAATGGTCATACAACCAGATGCCCGTGGAGGCCCCTGGGAGCCGGAGAACTTCGACGCTTCCTGTCTTGTATGCTCGGGGCCCCTCCACACATGGCGACATTGGAAACCTGTCAGCTGGTTGTCACTTGGCAACGCTGTTGGCATGGAAACATTGTAGAGGAATTTAAACTCTGCATGGACTATGGACAAAGTATATATGGAAATCTCTCAGCATTGCACTACTGCAAAAATAATGACACGGGTGTATCTCCTAGGTACTCGTACAAACTCTTTTTGTATCTGCTGTTCTGTATACCAGAAAATGACTAATCTTACCatgctttttaatgttttactcactacttttacttttctttttttttaatgacctCTGGTCATGCCTCAAATAATCCATTCCAAGTTGTATATTTGTTTTCCAATAAAATTTACAATCTATTTGGATTTGAAGATTGTCTTGTTTTCTCAGTTACAATGGATCCTTGAGTTTGTATACCATGTTATTCCCATTTTTGTATCAAGGGCAAGATGCTCCATTTtgataggtttttttttttttttttgttttgtttttttttattgcttagAATACACATGAAATGTTTGCCATTTTAGTGTCCCCTGTTAATTCCCAAACACACTGAGGGGCTTCAGCTAATGCCACTTAATTTTCAGATAAGCTCAGATCACATCTGAattgtcattaaaataaaagcactcaGCGGGATCAAAGG is a genomic window of Mastacembelus armatus chromosome 15, fMasArm1.2, whole genome shotgun sequence containing:
- the calm2a gene encoding calmodulin 2a (phosphorylase kinase, delta) encodes the protein MADQLTEEQIAEFKEAFSLFDKDGDGTITTKELGTVMRSLGQNPTEAELQDMINEVDADGNGTIDFPEFLTMMARKMKDTDSEEEIREAFRVFDKDGNGYISAAELRHVMTNLGEKLTDEEVDEMIREADIDGDGQVNYEEFVQMMTAK